The region tcaacccaacagacactttcggagatacctgtaatgcacctttatagtcacccagttacgttgtgacgtttgatacacccaaagcactcctacggtatccgagagttacacgatctcatggtcaaaggaaaagatactcaaCATTAcaaaatctctagcaaacgaactacacgatctcacgctatgcttaggattgggtcttgtccatcacatcattatcctaatgatgtgatcccgttatcaatgacatccaatgtccatagccaggaaaccatgactatctattgatcaacgagctagtcaactagaggcttactagggacatgttggtgtctgttattcacacatgtattatgatttccggataatacaattatagcatgaataaagacaattataatgaacaaagaaatataataataatgcttttattattgcctctagggcatatttccaatagcaacaacgacaatagtttttcgtaattaagcacgacttcaactattttaacgtgtatttttcatcttttccaattcgactagtttATCccgtgctttgcaagacgctatgtcttggagaggatgggtattgaagaccatgaaagtttcgaaaccaaaaaaattattctaactacccatcatggtgtggatttttaagtaaagctgtacaatgctcagagtgtaacccattttgggttcaaaaattgggaagcactttgcaagatgtatggtcttgatgagggtatgcttgtcaccatggatcttggtgatcctacaatcgagcaggaGAGACCtttgatttgggtccttgtggatacacctccaattcttcccccatgtgagcttaacatagttattaagtaatttatattgtttatttcaaaatatatagttgacaacttatctccattaacagcttattttcattcttcaaagaatgtgcggaagatggtagacagaacctactacaccgaaggctccgaattaacttatcaggagaaaaatcatctggtcgcattttgtactgatcttgagaattacaatatctacaatcaaactcctcaacattatggtcaatacgtgccactagtgcacgtgttgaactacggtaactaccatggagataccctggtaagattattttttactattacaacatccgtgcatctttttgcacacttctaaaactatagtacatcattgctaactacgaagttattattatgtttttcaatagataatcccgaatgattgtgtgcctcatctgatatatacgcatggtagccttcatgttttgaacatacatccaggtcgtcctacgaatctcaactgtccataccgggtttctaaaagaagtggagacataataatcaaagaatggaaaaaatgtatggacagtcgtaaggagcttcttggaagcaataagcagcgaagggcaagaattgaagacaggatgatcgcaattcttcataatggagagttagggtctatattgttttatgctattttaccttaagggtgtttaggtcctacctgatactgatgatcatgtgctaagaacaattatgtagggttgggttcgatgactatgaagatgatgatcgtatgacttattcttAATAATGAGTAAAAGTTGTATGAtggtgcatgattagtaggacttgttaatatatatgatgatgtatgatgcgagcatgcatgatcatgttatatatatcagcgggtgaaatgaacatagcagcagcgttgataaaccaaggacgaagatataagagaggacacttctctctattagctagctaataacaacctaaaaataacccccaaaacccctaaagcagccacttttgtaaaaaaaaacatggacttttggtcccggttggagccaccaaccgagaccaaaggccccctgactgggctcagcgcacagggccacgtggaggcacattggtcccggttcgtgtttgaaccaggactaatgggtggaggtattagtaacgacccattagtcccggttcatgaaccgggactaaaggcccttacgaaccgggactattaggtgtttttctactagtgttagttgGTTAGTGCGTCGGTCCTGTATCTAGTGCCCATATTACACACACTTTTTATAAATTGTTTGAACAATCTATTTTGCACACTGGAATATGTCTCTTGACCCTCATCCGGAATTGGTTGACCCTCAGAAAGATGCATCTGTATGACCATTTTTCATTGACTGTGGAGCATTTTTAAAATCCGGAGAGCAGATTTCCtgattttttttgagacaaactcgCGAAACTTTTATTCaaccgtcacaatgtttacagggacgaacaAAAGATCGCCGGGGTGGCCTAACCAGACATGGCGGCCGGTCCCCAACGTTAATGCATGCTTCGCGAGGTTGTGAGCCTCAAAGTTCGAGGATGTAAATTCATGACTAAAAGAGCAAGATGAGAAAAAACGAGCTCTATCCATTATTTCATGTACCACTGCTCCATAAACTGCTGCCGTTCCTCCTTTGATCGCCTCCACCGCAGCCAAGCAATCCGAAGCGATTAAAACTTTCTGCTCATACAAGTCCTCGGCAAGCGCCAGCGCTTCTCTATTGGCTAGAACTTCAAGCACCTCCGGGTCCTCTATGTTGTTGAAAACAACTGTGGAGGCCCCCAAGTACACACCCGATGCATCGCGGCATACAGCTCCCACTGCCCCCCTTCCACCGGCATGCAGCACAGCCGCATGGACATTAATCTTCACGTGATCCTCCGGTGGTGGCTGCCAAGCAGTAGGGCGAGCCCTTGGAGTTGCCGGTAACCTGTTGGTCGGTTTTTGTATGTGCCTCAAATCAGCCAAGTAGCTAGTGACAAAACCATGAGTAGCGAACGGAGTTTTGTAAATTCCTTCATGGATTATCTTCCTTCTTGCTGCCCAAATCGCCCATAATGTGACAATCATGGTTATGAATTCCTCTTGGGGAAGCCATTCGCTCATCAGAAAGAGCCATCTTTTTGCATGTTCCTCCCTCTGCATACACATATGCTGTACCATATCCTCGTTTGATAGAGCCCACACGCATCAGGCGTAGTTACAGTCGAGAAGAGAATGGCGCCAATTGTCATCTGCTCCGCACAATGCACACACATGCGATGATCACATGTTACGACGATGCAGAACATCACCAGTAGGCAGTGAGTGACGAGCCAGCCTCCATGTGAATATTTTCagttttgaaggaacttgcaaaccCCAGATAGATGTCCATCCTTTGGATTCTCTGTTGGACATATCCTCAGCCTCATCTAGCCAGTCCTCCCTTCCCATCTTCATCTTATGAATCAATTTGTAAGCTGATTTTACTGGAAAAACGGCCCCTCGGATCGCCCGACCATGCCCAAAAGTCGTCCACTTGTCTAGTACATATGGGGATCTTCAGGATTGCCTCCGCATCAGCTGGAACAAAAACTTGGCGTACTACCTCCTCTCTCCAGCATGCCATGGTTGGTTCGATCAAATCGCTTACCATCTGCGGTGGGTCAGCTACCCGAGGCGGGAAAGGTTTCATTAAGCCACTTCTCGGAAGCCAGTTATGGTGCCAAATACTGGTCATTGTTCCATCGCCAATACGCCTGATGATGCCATGGTTCCGTACATTTCTTCCATCTATAATAGCTCGCCAGACTTGCCATGGATGGGGGCCTAACTCCGCCTCCAAGAAGGATGTCACTGGGTAGTAGACTGCCTTGAGAATGCGAGCACTTAGGGAGTCCGGTTCTTGTAAGAGACGCCAAGCCTGTCTTGACAGTAGTGTGATGTTGAAAATCTCAAGATCCCTAAAACCCAGCCCCCCTAGATCCTTCGGCCTTGTCATCACATCCCAGGAGACCCAACATGGCTTCCTTCTTCTTTGTTTGCTGCCCCACCAAAACTGCCGTATGATGGACGTTACGCTCTCGCAAACTCCTCTAGGAAGTCTAAAGCAAGACATTGAAAACACTAGTATCGGTTGTGCGACCGACTTGATGAGGATTTCCTTTCCACCAACCGAAAGCATTTTCTGCATCCATCCTCTTACTTTCTCCCACACTCTGTCTCGAAGGTATCTGAACGTGCCATTTTTTGAGTGAACAACCTCCGTTGGCAGCCCTAAGTATCTGTCACTCAAAGATTCATTATGGACATTTAGCCTTTGCATGACACCTTGCTTAAGAGAATCTGGACAACCTCTGctaaagaaaacagaagatttttcATGATTTATTCTCTGTCCCGAGGCTCCACAATAAGTATCCAATAGGTTTGATACCAACTCTGCTCCCTCCGCACTTGACTTAAAAAGCAACAGGCTATCGTCTGCAAACAATAGATGGCTAACAGTTGGGGCTGTAGGGGCCACCTTGATGCCACCAAACGCAGACGACTGAGAACTGGACTTCAAAAGGCATGACAGGCCCTCTGCTGCAAGTAAGAAAAGGTAGGGGGAGATCGGATCTCCCTGTCGAATACCCCTTGAGGGTTTAAACTGCTCAAGCTTTTCACCATTCAACAACACCGAAAATGATACTGATTTCACCATCCCCATGATAATGTCCACCCAAGCAGACGAGAAACCAAGCTTGAGCATTATGGCCTGAAGATAATCCCACTCCAAGcgatcatatgctttcatcatatcaagttttAGTGCACAACTGCTATTGGTTTTTGATCGGTTCCTCTTCATGAAATGCAAACACTCGTACGCACATATAATGTTATCAGATATCAATCTGGCGGGAACGAATGCTGACTATTCTTCAGAAATAATGTCAGGTAATATGATCTTCAGCCTATTAGCTATGACTTTTGAGGCAATTTTATAGAGCACGTTACAAAAGGCTAATAGGTCTGAATTGAGAGAGATGGGTCGGACTTGTTACCTTGGGGATCAGAACTAAGACAGTGTCATTTATTGCCTCTGCACTCTCCTCTCCCTTTATAATCCTGAGGACCACTTCTGTCACCTCGTCCCCACAAATATCCCAATGGCGCTGGTAAAAATGTGCGGGGAAACCATCCGGGCCGGGTGCCTTTGTTGGGAACATTTGGAAGAGCGCTGCCTTGACCTCACTACTAGTATACGGAGCACACAACTCCTCATTCATAGCCGGTGTTACCCTCGCAGGGACATGCATAAGAACCTCCTCCATCCCGGTCACACCCTCGGAGGTGTATAAGGACTTATAGAATTCTGTCACCATAGTTCTCAGTTCAGCCGGATCATCAGTGATCACTCCTAGGGAGTTTTGCAAGGCCTTGATCATATTTCACTTCCGCCTCATGCTGGCTCTCATATGGAAATTTTTTGTGTTTCTATCTCCCGATGACAACCACTGCAAACGCGACCTCTGGCGCCACATTAATTCCTCGCGATGGTAAAGCTCCACCAGCTTCTCATTAATCTTCAACTCAATGTGAGTAGGCCCCGTCCGTGCCGGGTCGCTCCGGAGCTGCTCTAACTGACATTTAGCTTCTTTAATTTGCTTTCACACACTCCCAAAAGTATCCTTACCCCACACAGCAAGATCCTTCGAGATTGAGAGCAGCTTGTCCCGAAAATCTCCAACTCCGTACCCCGGCGCCACCGCATTCCATCTTGAGATGATCGTGTCTCTCCACTCCTCATGTGATTCCCACATCACTTCGTACCGAAACTGTTGGTTTGATCGTTGCTGTTGCGGGTTCGTCAGCAGCAAGACAGGCCCATGATCTGAAGATGCGGACGTGATGTGTCTAACGTGTGCTAGCGGGAACCTTGCCATCCAACTTGGCGTTGCTAGTGCGCGATCAAGGCGAACACGCGTGTATGAGCCACCCCTCACCTTCTTCTCAAACGTCCAAAAATGGCCCTGATAGCCCAGATCCATCAACATGCAAATATCAACAGTGTCTCGGAAGGCTTGAATTTGAGCATTACTACGATTAGCAGCTCCTTGATGTTCTTCCGGACGTAGAACCTCATTGAAATCCCCCATGCAGAGCCATGGAAGGTCATTCAAAAAAGATAAACCTTTCATCAGATCCCAAGTTTGGCTCCTCAACTGAGTTTGAGCCTCACCATATACAAAGGTCAACCTCCAAGGATCTTGGCCAGCCTCCTGAATTCTAGCATCAATGTGACAGATAGAGTCACCCAAAATCTGAACATCTATAGTGTTATTCCAGAAAATACCCATACCTCCACTTCTCCCTTGGCTATCAATAGCATATGCATGATCATATCCCAACGTGTTTGCAAAAGCTTCAACCCGCACACCACTTATCTGTGTTTCAACAATGCATAACACGTCAGGGGCAAACTTCCTCGCGAACTCGCGAAGTTCTCGAACTGCCGCCGGTTTGCCCGCGCCACGGCAGTTCCAACATAGGGCACTCATTGGGCTCGGCGGCGCTCCTCGAAGGAGCCCGCCAAATTCTTCACGGCCGAAATCGATCCATCTGAACCATCATCATCTACCTTAGATCTCTTCGGGTCTCTCTGGGGAGGAGGACTCGACAGATTGCTCCCAACAGGCACAATCGCTAGTTGCATGCCACTAGCGTTAGGTGGCATACCATCAGAAGCTAAGCCGGTCTTGTGTTTCTCCTGTCAATCTTGTCTCTTCCTGTTGAAATCATCGGTATCCATCCCGCTAGCCACTGCTGCTGGTTCATATGATTGATGCCCACGCCCTGTTCCAGAACCATACATGCTGGCCAAGTCCTCACACTCTTGTGATCGGCCTCCGTTTGATCTGCCTCCAGATCGGCCACCGCGGCGACCGCCACGACGGCCCCGGCCCTCTCCAGGGCCTCTACCCGATCTCATAAACCAGTCAGCCCTGAGTTCCTTGAACACTAATGCAGATGGTGGATGGATCCCGTTACCATGTTCTTTGTATAGGTGACCAAGCATCCCACAGACGGCGCACCAGTCAGGGAGACGCTCGTACTTTACTTTGTAAATCTGCCTTTTCCCTTCTCTAACCATGGATACCGCATTCTTGAGAGGTTTGTGCACATTGATTCGTACCCAGACACGATAAAAATTCCCGGTGAAGTCATGGGACTGGGTTTCAGCAAAGAGAACCTCACCAACCTTAGAAGCCAGGGGCTGGATTAGATGAGCATAAAGATCCGGCACATCatggatttggatccatatatcaaTACTCTCGAGTTTGATCGTCGAGGGTTTTGTAATACCATCATAGGGAGCTAGCAGCACCGCATCTCCTCTAAAATTCCACGGCCCTTCATGCATAACGTGTTCCCAATCCCCCAAACATGTGAACTGGACAGTGTACAGATTGTCCTCCAATGGTTTGAACTTCGCTTCTTAGGCAACGTCCCAAGCCGCCCGCATATTCCTGTAGAACCAGGTCTGGCTATAGGTTTTACTTGTGTTGACCTTTATCAACGCTACCCACCTTGGCGATTCCGGCGGAGCCTCTTTCTCGTCGAAGACGACGTCGTCCAGATCCTCCTCCCGGAGGCCTAGCTCCTGCATCATCCTCTCAACATCGCTGAGCCCCGAGGAGCTCGAAGCTCCCTCACCAGCCATCTAGATCACTGACCCGATGATGAACAGATCGGGTTTCTGAGGGTGGAACCCTAAAACCTCGCTGCTTCCCGAACCAGGCCAAGAGCAAGCGGCGACCCCAGGGCGCCCCTTGGTCGCTCCAAGCAGGGAGACGGGACGGGAAAACCAGCGGCAGGGAAGGGACAAGACTCTACGGCGGCGACCAGATCGCCCCGAGAGAAACACGAAACCCTAGCGAGAGGGAAACTTGGCTAAATGAGCAGATTTCCTGATAATAAAAAGGATTTGGAAGTTTGGAACACACTGGGCCGGCCCGCTTTCGCTCCCTGCAGCCCCTTGCGCGCACGTATTTAAGATGACTACCCTAAAAAACGTATTTAAGATCACCGAGGCTGAGGATCGAGGCGGCTGACGGCGGCATGCAAGGATCGAACTCCGGCACAATGCACGATCAGATGGAGCAGCTGTGCGCGGAGATGGAGGCGGCGGTGTCCCTCCTGCGCGAcaagatcaaatccgcaacatcagGCAGCAGCAGCAAGGAGGCGGCGCCGCAAGGGACCGACGGCGACGTCAGAGAGCAGATCACGGAGCTGCGGCGCAGGATCTGCAAACTCAGGTCGGTGGTCCTCGGACCCGCACCTCATCCCGATCCAAACCCCCGTGCAGCTGCAGGCCACGACCCATGGAAGGATGACGAGTCTGACTCTGACGAGGAGGAAATGACACCGGAGCAACTAGCGATTTCTGATCAATTTCGCAGGGAGGCGTCGGCGATGGAGGCCCGCCTCCTCGAGGCCCTAGAGCAGGACGCGAGGGGCACACCGAGCTGCTACAGAGTGGATTACACTATCCCCTTCTCGTGTTCATACCCGGAGGAGAAtgaggagccggagccggaggaggaggaaacGGAGGTCGCGAGATTGGCGAGAGAGGAGATGGAGACGGAGGAGAGGGTCTTCGCCGGATACCGCGAAGGCTGGGAATATGCGCGCGGATCGCGCTGCGGTGAGTTTGAGGACGCCAGTGAGTAAGCCAAACCATGCATCTTGTTCATTTTTAATCCAAACAGTGACAAATGCAAGCAGATTCCTCAGTCCTGTAAGTTATTCATGCATGCTAAGTGTATACGCCTGACACTCCATTTGATTCATTTCGTGCTGCAGCCGCATTGAGTCCTATGCACTTCGCGCACTACACGCCGGGTCTTCTCCCCAACAACTGTGTCGGTGGGACTCCGAGCACCTTGCAAATCTACTCAGTCAGCATCGTTGAGATAAAGGGGAGCCTGGACTGGCCGCTCGACGTGTACGGCATCGTTGCCGCTCGTGACGCAGTGGACTGCAACCATAACCTCCTCTTTTACCAGCCAAGGGAAGGTTGCCAAAAACTCACTCAAGAGGATCCCTTTCTGCGCCTTATTGGCCCGTCTCGTGCAGTTGTGGCTGAGGAACTTGTGGACTTTGAGGCCCAACTGAAAATAAAGTGTACAACGAGGTCTCGAGATAGAGCATTGATCAGTAACAGGTGCACTTACTCTGGTGCCTATCATCAAGGTCTAGAGAGCACCTTTATGCGTAACTGCTTTTGTACACTAGAGATAAGCCTTGAGCGGCTTACAGAAACAGTCCAGGCAACTATCATGGGTGTCCGTGTTGTTGGAGGGGGCCCATGGCCGTTTAAACATGGAGGCCGGGTTGTTTGTTCCTCACCTCCTCAGGAAGTGGTGGAACCCCTCTCTAGGCAAGTTGTGCTGGTTGATTCTCATGTTGATAATGATGGTGGAATGCTTATGGGCTCTGATGGTTACCTTAACCTATCAAGGCATGGCATTTCTGTAGAACTGGAACAAAGCCTCAATGTTGTCATACAAGCCTACTCGAAGTCTGGTGTTGTTGGCGCTCAATGCCATGTTAATTTCAAGCCCAAATATTGCAACATAAGTCAAGGTGTATGTGAGATTGGTGTCTCTAAGGTGGAGATTATGGTTGCTTGGTCCCGGCTTGTCACTGACAAGATGGATATCCTCTTGGAAGGGCATATATGATGGTTCTCATCTCGTGGTTGTCACACACTATGCATGTCTCCCCTTCCTTTGTTGGTATAGGATTTTTTGCTTGGCAAGTGGTTTGTCAAGATACAATACATAATTGCTCTTCTGAGAACTTAAACTCACTATTTCTCTTGCTGCTTAGGTTCCAGCACACAATGCCCATTTAGTTTTAGTTCTACAACAAATGGGCATGGTGTGCTGGAACCTAAGCAGCAAGACAAATTATACCCTGTTTTTTGCTTAAACCCTTATTTGTGCGTCCCAGCAATCTTGTCACGCGTGCAATCAGTTTTGCATCATATGCATACATACGGACTTGTTAATTCGTCAACTCCTTGTCAGTTACGTTTTATGTAGAAACTTGTTCATGCTTGCGGGGAAGGGCCACCGGCCATGAGATCAATCGCCCAGTGTCCATGTGGGGCACCTAACATAGAAATCTTAAGATTTCTCTATAAGAACATCTCAACGGAGAAACTTGTAGGTGTTCCTTAATTTCAAAGTTGAAAGTATGTAAGTGGGACAATCAGACTAATATAACCACATGATGCTTTTCTTAGTTGGTATTCTACTAGAATTTACTTGAAAGACCTCTGTCGATCAagtaaagtatttctcaattctagGTGATTAATATGTGACGCAATGCCACCGTAACCACTAACAAGTTGCCCACAATGACCAATTATCAAAAGGCCCTATGTTCATGACCAATCCATGGGCAGTGAAATCTTGAAAGTTGGACTCCAAAAAATCCTTGGATTTTTCATTAATCTTGGAGGCGAAACTAGGTGTCAATCAGCGAGGAGCTAGCCAACCTGAAGTTAATTACCTCATGGCACAAAGTTGCACTGGACTAAGTAACCTAAAATGATTTGACTATCATCACATTGTGGGTTGATCATATCAGTGATCACAACATATGGATCAAGCACTTTCACTTTGGTAAAGTAAAGGAAAAGTGGCTAGGCATGGTTACCATGCACATATTCCGCATGTGTGGCGTCATGTTCCATGCGTGTGTCGGTCGAGATAGAATCATGATATGTAAAATATCCACTTTGATCTGTCTCTTTCTCTGTTTCCTATGGTGGTAAGTTGGCTAGAGCTTGGCTAATCAGGTATGCTTTATCAAGTACCATTATTATCCTAGCTTAGTTCCCTAGTTAAACTAGTACAATTGTTGGTGTCCCCATGTCAATTTTTTTCTAACTTCGCAGAATAACATTGCGAATTAAACCATTTCCCTACCCAAATTGGCACTACGAATTGAGCCATTGATCCAGATAGAGGACGTGCGCCTTGAGAAGCAGAATGTGTGTGAGACGTTTGCTACTTCAGAGGGAGAGGATGGAGCTCGAGAAGACGAAGCCGAGCGATTAGTTGGAACTTGACAGCATTGAGGCGGGAGGGAGCATATGAATATTTAGAGAGAGAAAATGAGCAATGAAGTAAAGAGATCACCAAACCAAAGTTGAACAAGttggcctcgtgaggatcgctgaggAGTCGAGGATCATGTTCGCCCATTGTAGCATAATTGATTCAATGAGTGCCAACGAGTGATTCCTTATGATGCGCAAAGACTTCAATGAGTGCCATAAACATTTATTTATTTGGCATGTCTATTATGTCTGCATTGTTGCGTTGTTTGACTTGTTGCATTATTAGTGCTAAGTATTTAACAATGAATGTGTTGACATTGATTTGTCTCCATATTTGTTATTCATTGTGTGAAATATGATGAAAATACTTTAATGTCCATACTTCACAAAATGGTTGAACATACGAGGAGGACAAATAGTGGATGGTGCAAGGAACGCCATTTTTGACAAACAAACTGGCGCTATCTGTGGATGTGTGTGGACATGTCTGCGTGTAGATGATGGATGAGTTTTGTTGTATGCCTTTGGAGATGCTCGTAGCTAGCTACCGCTCCACCGGGTAGATAGCCATGATGAAGTGTTGTATAAACATGATAGTGCAACTCAGGACGACCATGCTGCAAATTATATGCCATTAAAAGACTTTAATTATAAATTACTTACCCTAAAGTGGAATAAATAAGGGTATCTATTTAATAGagatttgtatttgtgcaaaccttTTTGAAAAGAAGTGTATAATCTTAGAATATTTTGTGTTTCTAAGTTGGTTGCCACTAACCAACTTCGTAACGTAAGTAATGGAATACATATTTCCAATCAAAAAATGAATTCTATCCTACTTATCCCATATATTTTTATGGGAAATcttctgatctattcatcttcaatcatggcaatataacgaacaccagaaataataaaaattacatccagatccgcagACCATCTAGCGATGATTACCAGCACTAAAGCGAGCCAAAGGCACgccaccgtcatcgcccctccatcctcGGAGTCAGGCACAACTTGCTGTAGTAGACAATTGGGAAgtcgttgtgctaaggccccataggaccagtgcaccagaacaacaaccgcagTGGATGAAGAATAACATAGAtaagaaggatccaatcaaaagacACACGGAAGTAGGCGAACAAGAACGAGATCCAAGAAAATCCatcaaagatagatccgccggagatacacctccacacgcccaccaatgaTGATAGACGCACAGCCAGAAcgagggctaggcggggagacctttactccatcttcagggagccgccgccgttttGCCTTCCTGCGCAGAacacaaacactactagggaaaaccctagtagtagcagcgcttgaaatatgcataggagtagcgctgggtccagcgctaccactaaggcgctacagctaactagtagcAGTAGCGCTAGAAAGGAAGCACTGCTGCTATagctagttagcagcagcgctttcctttggacagcgctactgctacttacatcttgctgctaaattttcctgtatttttaaaaatatagcttattttcattctatgCTTTTATAacagtactttcatcatatgattttatgaccaatattacttattatatataacagtgggtgaaatgaatgtGGAGtacattcaagtggaggcaacatgtggtgcatgtcgaaagtactactctaatacaaacttgatctagtttggattagtagtactttcgctgtgcaccacatgttggcttcacttgaatctaatccaggtacatttcacccactgttatatataataaaaaatcatgctcatataacaacttagcatcatgcatcatcgatcataataataaacaactcatcattggtatcataataacaagtcatactcatcatcatcgatcatacaacttctactcggtaccacatcatcatcatagtcatctaaccaatcctacttagttgttcttagcacatgatcatgagtattattaactaggacctactaccttctcttaggtgaaatagcataaaacaagataggccctgactctccattatggagaatggagattatcccgtCTTCAATTCTTGCCTTTTGCACAATTTTGCTTCCAAATACCTCCTTACgtctgtccatacatttttccattctttgattttcatgtctccacttcttttagaaattcgATACGAAtaggtgagattcgtaggatgacctggtcgTATGTTCAAAACAAGAAGgcaaccattctgatacatcagatgaggcacacaatcattcgggattatctgttaaaacatagtaataacttcatagttagcattgTAGTTAAGTTTCAAAAGAatctatgcaaaagatgcacggatatcgtaatactaaaaaatcttaccatggcatctccatggatgttaccgtagttcaacacgtgcactagtggcatgtattcacCATAATGTGGAGGCGTtttataatagatattgtaattctcaagatcagtacaaaatgcgaccagatgatttttcttctgatatgttaactcagagccatccgtGTAGTAGGTTCtttctaccatgttccgcacattgtttgaacaatgGAGAATAAGCTGTCAagtgaaataagttgtcaactattttgaaatgaacaatataaattagttaataactatgtttgagaaattcACATAGTGGTAGAatgggaagcgtatcaacaaggacccaaatgtccatattgtcttggtcgatgtcaggatcatcaagatccatggtgacaagcatacc is a window of Triticum dicoccoides isolate Atlit2015 ecotype Zavitan chromosome 2B, WEW_v2.0, whole genome shotgun sequence DNA encoding:
- the LOC119368997 gene encoding uncharacterized protein LOC119368997, whose protein sequence is MEAAVSLLRDKIKSATSGSSSKEAAPQGTDGDVREQITELRRRICKLRSVVLGPAPHPDPNPRAAAGHDPWKDDESDSDEEEMTPEQLAISDQFRREASAMEARLLEALEQDARGTPSCYRVDYTIPFSCSYPEENEEPEPEEEETEVARLAREEMETEERVFAGYREGWEYARGSRCGEFEDATALSPMHFAHYTPGLLPNNCVGGTPSTLQIYSVSIVEIKGSLDWPLDVYGIVAARDAVDCNHNLLFYQPREGCQKLTQEDPFLRLIGPSRAVVAEELVDFEAQLKIKCTTRSRDRALISNRCTYSGAYHQGLESTFMRNCFCTLEISLERLTETVQATIMGVRVVGGGPWPFKHGGRVVCSSPPQEVVEPLSRQVVLVDSHVDNDGGMLMGSDGYLNLSRHGISVELEQSLNVVIQAYSKSGVVGAQCHVNFKPKYCNISQGVCEIGVSKVEIMVAWSRLVTDKMDILLEGHI